Sequence from the Mycobacterium florentinum genome:
GGTTTCCCGTCGCTGCGCGTCGGGGTCGACGGCGGTGACGCGTCGCGCCCCCAGCGCTCGTGCCCACGCGATGGTCGTCAGACCGACGCCGCCGGCGCCGACGACGAGCACGTCCTCGCCGGGAGTCACGTTGGCATTGTGCACACCGTGCAGCCCCACCGCGAACGGCTCGACCAAAGCCGAATAACTGCAGTTTATTTCGCCGGGTAGCACGAACGCGTGTTTGGCGGGCACCGCGGCGAACTCGGCGAATCCGCCCCCATCGGGGCCCATTCCGATATAGCGCGTCGCGGGGCAGTGCGACACCGCGCCCGCCGCGCAGTACCGGCAGTCGCCACACGAGACAACCGGCAGCACAGCAACATTGGTGCCCTGTTGCCAACCGCCGGCGTCCGACCCGACGGCGACGATCTCACCGCCGAGCTCGTGACCCATGATTATCCCGGCCGGCATGAAGGGCTGCGCCTTGATGTCTGATCCGCAGATACCGCATGCCGCTACCCTGATCACCAATTCGCCGGGACCCGGTGTCGGGCAGGGTATTTCGATGATGTCGAAGCCATGATCTTCGGTGGTGACCGCTGCCCGCACCCTCAGACCTCCTCGAGTTCGATGTCGAAGGCCGACAAGTAGTCGGCGAAGACTGCTTCCAGGTCGGAGCGGGTCACGCCGGTTCCGTCCAGCGAGTATGGCGCAACCCCGAAGCGGTCTGCGGGTTTCGTTCCAGCCAGTCGAGCATCCGCCGTTCCGTCGGGGCCGTCAGGGCATCGCCGGCCCACTCGTACAGGGAGCGCATCACGCCGATCGGGTCACGCATCAGGGCGGCATAGTGTAGGTCGAAGAACCGGTCCTCGCCGAGGCGCTCGCGGGCCTGCAGTGGCCGCGCGATGTGTGCATCTAACTGGCGCAACACATTTGACACAACGTCCGACGTATCGACGGGACACCCGAGCACCGCGCGAGACAGGTAATTCAGGCGCAGGAATGAGGCGGTGGTGCAAGGTGCCGGGGGTCGACGGGGGCACCGAGTCCTCGGCCTCCCAGGTCAGCAGCGACCGGCGTTGTGGATCTTGGTCGAGCAGGTAACTCGCCAATGAGGTGCCGGTGCGGGGCAATCCCGGCACGACCAGCGGCCGCTCCACGCGCTCCTCGCTCACCTCGGGGTGTTGCCGCAGGTAATCGACGATGCGCAGGCGGTTCCACAGCGCGG
This genomic interval carries:
- a CDS encoding zinc-dependent alcohol dehydrogenase gives rise to the protein MRAAVTTEDHGFDIIEIPCPTPGPGELVIRVAACGICGSDIKAQPFMPAGIIMGHELGGEIVAVGSDAGGWQQGTNVAVLPVVSCGDCRYCAAGAVSHCPATRYIGMGPDGGGFAEFAAVPAKHAFVLPGEINCSYSALVEPFAVGLHGVHNANVTPGEDVLVVGAGGVGLTTIAWARALGARRVTAVDPDAQRRETARAMDATDVVASVADADTNGYDAAVECVGRPELLRACQAAVRPQGRIVISGACAEPMPVEPITALLKELTIRYSVAYTPDEFRTVISAFASGAVDPAPMVGPTLGLDRITEAFDLVRGSRTHGRVLVKPE